In Argiope bruennichi chromosome 4, qqArgBrue1.1, whole genome shotgun sequence, the sequence tttcattttgtataatatccaacaacatcattttaattaaacagtTTACCTTTCAAcatatatattgttcaatatgcaggtttaataataagttaataattattttgatttgtttcagctttttagtttttcttattttgctataaagttgcaaaaatgtgaaattttgtttccaaCATCCACATGGAACATTCAATTTGAGATTAAGTtactttaatcattttcattcatttcattttctattatccCTCAATCTGGTCACACAATTTTTACTTCTCAACATCATAcaagtaattaaatattccaaattattattcactataattaaattaaatattaagtacttaatcatctttaattaaacacaaaattaattactccatgttattttaaagaaaaatgttctcCCCACCCCCATTGGTGATGTCTTTTCGCCTCCCTATTGGAAAATAACTGCTTCCACTCTCTCTTGTATATGCCTTACCAGTAGagaaatttctttccaaaattaacTAACTACAGTgcattactgatttttttttttttttttacaaaagaagattaatataattaaataaatcaaaaatctatttttaattaaataatcatgttcagttttcaaataaaactcaaaaatgaaCCACAAATAAGAAAGTGGTATAAGattattcatcaatttttcagaaaagtgaAAGATAATTTACCTGATTTTCAATCAGAGCAGCCATATCCACAAACAAATCACGTAGTTCACGAATGCTTTTCTCAAGTTTTATAATATCAGCATGACGGTTTTCTATATCTGCCACAGTTTGTCTAGCCTTTTGAGTCTCTAtgacaatctaaaaaaaaaaaaaaaaaaaaaagccagaatcagaagtttataaaaaaatattccattagaaaaaatgattaagtaatttgcagtttttatataattgttacttCACTAAGTGGAAAAGCTACGGTAAACAATATATCTTACGATTAtcctatattttaattcaattttttcacatataaatttttaaaaaagtaattgcttcggaaataattaactattttcagcaaattatttttcccatagacagtggaaaattataaaaaaattacaattattttataaatttttcaaagaatttatacttatttaattatcttatcaatttttttcttaatatcaaccagaaaaactgaattaaacttaaaacttcatttcacaaaaactaaaaatatttgttaacacTGTATTTCACTTACCCCTTGAGTAAATACAGCTGGATTGCCACTTTCCAACATTTCTTCGATTTCAGCATCAGTTTTTGAGTGACCAGCTacaagaatgaaatattattagagtaatccatataaaataaaaatcattaaatctttgaaattagattaaattaaaaaatttttaaacaaaagaattacgtattattcattatataattgtgccatctcatttttaaatatataatgatattaaaatgggAAGCACAAAATATGTATAGCATATATTATGTAAACTACATGAGATATTGAAATtgaatctataattatttataagttttaaaaataaaagttcaattttttttagttaagtcTTAGATTCAGAAGAGTTTATGCTTGATGGCGTTTATATAATAATGCCACTTAtactttgtacaaaaaaaaaaaaaaatcagcacttCCAGAAGCACCtcatccaaaagaaaatattttttgaaaaatttgtctaataatttaaaattgaatttccatttatttatcattaataaatgcttctttattacttttttctgctttattttttaattatagattcacaataaaaattttaaaataaaaataaaattttattttacttttttttttttttttttttttgcacttgaaGAAAAGAGattgcaaaaatattcaagtCTTGATCTGAACAAAATTGAAAGATAAACCTAATAATGTAGGTAAGATTATCTGGACATTTCCACTTTTTACATTTACAAATTATAACATGAAGTTATCaactaaacaatttttgtttcactATAATCTGATCTCTATTTTCTCTTCTCCTATAAATTTGCTACCTAAgtcattttcactaaaaatagAGTCCATTATCACTTGGGAAAGTCCTACTATCTATAATATCATTTATGCCTGTTATCAGTTCCATTATCTGTTTCCATTCCAGAATGGTCAATTAGAAGTGGCTCATGAAAACTCAAAAGTAACTATCAAGATGTGGTGATTCACTAAActagcaatattttaataatttatatctttctcTGTTTTCTGATTTAAGCATAAATGatcaatatataatcaaaaaactTTAATGTACAGTGTAaacttacaatatattttaagatttctaccataaaattcataaacattttttcagacagaattgtatatattatatatatatatgggtaaataaatgatttttaaaaaatactttatcaaatattattaaacttattcttccaatttaaaaaggaaatactcACTAATTTCTAATTGGCGCTTTATTCTATCTTTGCAACGTTCACGATATTCCACTTGGATGGTATTGTAAGCCGACATGATATCGACAAATCTTCTAGATAAAGCTGATTGctaaatatgaaataatcttttaattaaaaggagaataaattacaaaaagcaaGCAATAGTCATTGAGTATTCTCATGCTCCACAAATTATCAATTttagatggaatttttaaaattattatttttagaataaatatgactaatagtaATCTTCTAAGTTCCTACTGCATCTAAAAAGTTTAATGACACAAAACACAAATATTTAGTGAGAAACATTaacatgtaaattttaaaaaaatcttctgatcattattaaaaatattaataccataaaaaaattgtatttgtatcaacatttaatgaaaatattactattaaataaaatcacaaaaattcagtttcaaaataagGCTTTTCAGGTATCTCATTTTGATTATGAAAAGTTAATTACactaggataaaaaaaaagactaataagCTGGGCTTATTATCAAAATGTAGAAACTTAGATGCATAACACaatcaataaattatacaaaaaaaaaataataataataataataattgaagcaTTAAAGGAATTCTACACAcaagattaaatttataagtttcaataggattgaaaaattaagaatgcataaataatggataataattaaataaaaaaattaataatgaaaaaatacaaatattaagttaaattaaaatttatccaatCTTTTAAGGAATTTACATATAGAATTACCAAcatagcaataatattttttatagaaaaagcaTACCTGTGTTTCCCTTATACGGAGAACAGCTGATGTATTATTTACATGCTCCAATTGCTCAATATTTTGTTCCATCactatcataaataaaattatattttcattaagtaaaaaaaaaattttaaaaaccatattaatgatataaaaagataaataaaattcatatcagcattaataattaaaagagctTGCAAATCAACCTTTTAAATAGAGATCTTTCTCATTTATATATTGCCCCAAACCAAAAGATATTGAACTGGAATTCTAGACAACTgaagaaattcaaacaatatGAATTGTAAGATCGGAtccttttttaaacaattttatgttttcccttattatatttctaattattcagaacattttcagaatttaaattgaatttaaactgATCATTTTCGTTTtcagataaagaattttttaaaagattcttattattagttaatatattcaaagtaataataataataataataaaaagactttGCAAAATCCATTTgcatcaaataatatataaaaaaacaaataaatttaaacctgataacacattttaaaaggcattcataaattttataattatgttatcCAATATGCTTTGCAAATACAGTAATATCTAAATTAAGCCCTGTTTGATTTAAGTttcctttctgtttttttttctctggttGTACTGAGAATTCACATACGAACTCACTTCAGAAGCTCCAGATAAATGATTAAGTTTTCCCAATGTTTACCAGTTTTTTGCATACATTGAAAGAATCAGTAAAGCCTCGTTTGCTTTGTGCCTTGGtaacatagaaaatatatttttcctgcaTTCAAAATAATGATGGCTTAatcttgaaagtattttaataggtattattaaaatgtgaaaaatttcctatatatattatttggagttcagaattttttttaactttatcttacAAAACAGGATATTGTTCAAACaggatattttacaaataatggcatataaaaattgcataataaagtaaatgcataatcacaaaataaattttatgaaagtatttcttatttttgaaagatgagATAAATTCATAAAACTGTTACCATAGTTTCACAATatgctacaaatatttttttcattaatgagcTCAATGAGCATAATTCATTTCCGaatctgattaaaaatataaaatgctcatTAAGCAAACTAATTTTCCCCATgggatcaaaataaaataagttaatgcatttcattccaaaaaaatattataataaatttacaataatgctATTATTTACAAGTTGTCTAGAGACATTTGattttatcaatgttttaaaattttcagaaaattcaacaaagtattaacattaaataaatttatagcacACATAGTTAAAGTTCATTAAGATGATGCTTCTCAACATACTATGGAAAAAGTTACCAAGCTTTCAACatcttactttttataataaataaatattgttaaatctcactaaaatattattgctcTGCTGAGACAGCAATCTCCTCTCTTGTTGATATCTCCTCACCTTACTGTGATGCAGAATACAGCTTAATATGTTCTTCGGTTGTCAACTCCTGGCAATGTTCTTCCAGTTCCTTAATATCATTGATATCCACCTCTAATTCTATAATTTTGGTCAGAAACACAATCTTGAGGACTACAGACACTTCTGCAAACCCTTGTAGTTGCATTCAAAAATACTTcctaaacaaaatttctttcatgaagAAATAAGGGTTCTTTTTGTGATCCTTTACCATGCCTAGTCAATCATCTTGAGGCATGCAATGATGTGAaaatggtcttctcaaaactcTCTGAGAATTACACTGGTTCCTTCAATTATCTCAAAGCAAGAGTGCTTTAGTgtagagttttttaaaatttgagatgaTCTGCTGCATTAAAGAGTCATAGTAGGATGTAGGAacaaaatcttcattaatttaaattcttcaaagagGTCACCATCTACGCCAAGGGATGTTAGACCTCTACACGACATTTAGCTTGCTCTCCTGACTTTATACTACTTGACAGTTCGTCGATTGTCCGAACTGTAAATGAGCAGCGGTTTAATTTTCATATGCCACATGTATTTGCACAAAGCAACAGCATAATACAGATTTTCATCAGTTTAGAACCTGGCTATGCTTTCTCCTCTGTTGCAATATAAATTTGGTTCATTGGCTTTTTTCAGAAGTCACCAGTTTCATCATAATTAAAAACCTGCTGTGgcaaaaaattcttagaatttgtAAGTTTCTTGAATATATCAATGAAGTTCTCAGTCGCCTTTTTATCTGAACTTGCTGCTTCTCCATGCCTCTTGACATTGTGGATGATGGTGCTTCACACCACCTATGGATTGCATTCAATTCATCTTCTTCATCCATTGATGATTCTGGCACTTCCTAATGAGATCTGCAAAAAATAGTTTTGCCTTCTcacaaattatgtttttattaatagcaTCACTTTGTATTTTCTCCTTGTTGATCCATGTGAGAAACAATATTTCAGCATTGTTGAATGTATGTTTCCATTGCGAGACATTCTGGTGAAGCCTTTTTATATATCAATCTTCTTAACTTTGTTTTTTAGAATACTTCAAATTATTGATTTAGAGTGATTACATGGTGCATTAAGTCAGCCACACTCACACATCATTATCACTTCCGAATGATTTGGCATTTGATTtccatagtaattattttttattttacacccCTCATTCGGTGACATTTTCTTTGGGGTCAAATGTGTAAACATAACTaaaccttaaattttaaaaaaaattgtaataaaatgtctTGAACACAATTTTCACAAGTGATAGAAAGATGCCCCCTGAATAAGTACTATGATACCAAGAGATTATTtccttgaatataattttttccttgtcTGTTTAAATAGAAGTGTTGTAATTTCTggtattaattcatttatatttgtgctcataaatcatttattaaaatgctcCTTTCTCATATCACAACATAAAGCCATGATTCCTACTAAAATGTCCTgcatttttatcgaaaatttaattaattgtatattttacagtTCTAGTTCTAATTTGAAGGGGGAAAATGAAAATCAGACAAACGAGAACATGAGAAACTACAAAGATCCTTTATGCGAAGTCACAATGTCTCCTTTCACTTAATATGCGAAACATTGCTTATTAAgggagtcattttttttttacatttttatttgcttattatgtGAAGTACTCATTAAATGAGGTttgactatatatttttataaggatttataTTTTGCCTATTAGAGAAAATTACACTTTATACAAAACCAACATACtaaaggaaaaaggaaaagattgtaaaaattatacaaaatatataaaatgccatttacttacatttcaatttttgtcTGACTTTGTTTGATAATCGTTTAATTTCTGCCATTAAATCTTCAAGTTCTTGTTTAATTtctggagaaaaataaataattaaatagggaaccaaaacatatttaaaaataggtaGAAGAAAAGGTCACCAAAGCATAAAAGAAGTAGGAAGATaagttaaaatgaagaaaaatgcacaaatcatataatttgcatttggaaagattattataaaaataattagatcatGCAATTATcaagtcaaaaatttatttatagcaaacTTATTAAAGGTTGAAGCAAaccatttgaaaattatcatttgtcACACAAAGCATCTTTTCAGTACAGAAAGTACTCGTAACTCGTCTCCAATATTTGTTTCTGATGTCACTACCAATTAAAGttagtcattatttttttaacagaatataaaaCACATAATCCCTCAAATCcctgaaaaacaaatataatagctatccaaaaattaatgaatgcataGAGATTGAATTAATTATTCCACAACTAATCCATTTTATACAATGATTTTAAAcccaaaagaattttatttaaaatatttacataaaataaaaataaatttctaattcattaactATCTATATAAAGTAgtgaagataataaaataaataattctccaTTACAGGAAGatgaatagatttaaaaaaaagttacaaatatgTTTTCTTTACCAAAATCACAATTAAGATATTTAACTttcttcaaatacatattttttaaaaaaacccttaaaataatttttaacagaacAACCAAAACATTTTcacagatttttaaaacataaattaacagATATTAAATCTTCTAGTAAATACACTAAGGTACAAGGATTTTAATCCCAAATATCTTGCAAGAAAGGTTGTAATTAGGggttgcaataccggaccaaaagttcaataccggtattcggtatttttagatcttaataccgggataccggtattggaaattttaggaaaagaaagaaaacacgagcgtttctttgttttacttaccaattttattagagaatgtaaatatcacaaaaataatttgtagcatataaattataacggtttataaagaatcacaaaaaagtaaaggaacatcttctttatttcaatcacaaaaaaagtgctgttgttgtttctgatccaaaGTGGTACAGCTAcactataccacctccatgaaaccaaagatctctaaaaagtccaaaaacaatagcggatcccttaaaatctcaaaaattgtaaaatttaaacatttaagaatatgattgtgagaggcttgatctgccttgcaccaaggacattcagcaaagatcctctgTCCGTGTTGGAagatgagggatttggtgtgtccactt encodes:
- the LOC129966750 gene encoding syntaxin-like isoform X2; translation: MVNDRLRDLKAALNDSYEANSDITITVDGTDSYMSDFFNEVEDISTSLDKISATVEEVKKKHSFILSAPSTDEKIKQELEDLMAEIKRLSNKVRQKLKLMEQNIEQLEHVNNTSAVLRIRETQQSALSRRFVDIMSAYNTIQVEYRERCKDRIKRQLEITGHSKTDAEIEEMLESGNPAVFTQGIVIETQKARQTVADIENRHADIIKLEKSIRELRDLFVDMAALIENQGELVDRIEHNVQNAADFVDNAASDLSRAVKYKSKARKKIIILCIIVAIVLIILGLIIGFYA